One genomic segment of Balaenoptera musculus isolate JJ_BM4_2016_0621 chromosome 11, mBalMus1.pri.v3, whole genome shotgun sequence includes these proteins:
- the PLCD1 gene encoding 1-phosphatidylinositol 4,5-bisphosphate phosphodiesterase delta-1 isoform X5 — translation MRTPESQLFSIEDIQEVRMGHRSEGLEKFARDVPEDRCFSIVFKDQRNTLDLIAPSPTDAQHWVQGLRKIVHHSGSMDQQQKLRHWIHSCLRKADKNKDNKMNFKELQNFLKELNIQVDDSYARKIFRECDHSQTDSLEDEEIETFYKILTHRKEIDLTFKEAAGSGETLSVDQLVIFLQHQQREEAAGPALALSLIERYEPSETAKARRQMTKDGFLMYLLSADGSAFDRAHRRVYQDMGQPLSHYLVSSSHNTYLLEDQLTGPSSTEAYIRALCKGCRCLELDCWDGPNQEPVIYHGYTFTSKILFCDVLRAIRDYAFKASPYPVILSLENHCSLEQQRVMAQHLHTLLGPMLLDRPLDRVTTSLPSPEQLKGKILLKGKKLGGLFLPGGEGSPEATVVSDEDEAAEMEDEAVRRQVQHKSTEDKLTLAKELSDMVIYCKSVHFLGFPSPGTRGQAFYEMASFSENRALRLLQESGNSFVRHNVSHLSRIYPAGWRTDSSNYSPVEMWNGGCQIVALNFQTPGPEMDVYQGRFQDNGACGYVLKPAFLRDPNSTFNSRALAQGPWWAQKRLNVRVISGQQLPKVNKNKNSIVDPKVTVEIHGVGHDVASRQTAVVTNNGFNPWWDTEFEFEVIVPELALVRFVVEDYDASSKNDFIGQSTIPLNSLKQGYRHVHLLSKNGDQHPSATLFVKVGLQD, via the exons ATGCGGACCCCAGAGTCCCAGCTGT TCTCCATCGAGGACATTCAGGAGGTGCGGATGGGGCACCGCTCAGAGGGCCTGGAGAAGTTTGCCCGGGACGTGCCTGAGGACCGCTGCTTCTCCATCGTCTTCAAGGACCAGCGCAACACTCTAGACCTCATCGCCCCATCGCCCACCGACGCCCAGCACTGGGTGCAGGGCCTGCGCAAGATCGTCCATCACTCGGGCTCCATGGACCAGCAGCAAAAGCTGCGGCA CTGGATTCATTCCTGCTTGCGAAAAGCTGACAAAAACAAGGACAACAAGATGAACTTCAAGGAGCTGCAGAACTTCCTGAAGGAGCTCAACATCCAGGTGGATGACAGCTATGCCCGAAAGATCTTCAGG GAATGTGACCACTCTCAGACAGATTCCCTGGAGGATGAGGAGATCGAGACGTTCTACAAGATACTGACCCACAGGAAGGAGATCGACCTCACCTTCAAGGAGGCTGCAGGCTCGGGGGAGACCCTGTCGGTGGATCAGTTAGTGATCTTCTTGCAGCACCAGCAGCGGGAGGAGGCGGCGGGGCCTGCACTGGCCCTCTCCCTCATCGAGCGCTACGAGCCCAGCGAGACGG ccaaGGCGCGGCGGCAGATGACCAAGGACGGCTTCCTCATGTACCTGCTCTCGGCCGACGGCAGCGCCTTCGACCGGGCGCACCGGCGGGTCTACCAGGACATGGGCCAGCCGCTCAGCCACTACCTGGTGTCGTCCTCTCACAACACCTACCTGCTGGAAGACCAGCTCACGGGGCCCAGCAGCACCGAAGCCTACATCCG GGCGCTGTGCAAAGGCTGCCGCTGCCTGGAGCTCGACTGCTGGGATGGGCCCAACCAGGAACCGGTCATCTATCACGGCTACACCTTCACCTCCAAGATCCTCTTCTGCGACGTGCTCAGGGCCATCCGGGACTACGCCTTCAAG GCGTCCCCCTACCCCGTCATCCTGTCCCTGGAGAACCACTGCAGCCTGGAGCAGCAGCGTGTGATGGCGCAACACCTGCACACCCTCCTGGGCCCCATGCTGTTGGATCGGCCACTGGACAGGGTCACCACCAGCCTGCCTTCCCCAGAG CAACTGAAGGGGAAGATCTTGCTGAAGGGGAAGAAGCTTGGGGGGCTTTTCCTCCCTGGAGGGGAAGGCAGCCCTGAGGCCACTGTGGTGTCAGATGAGGATGAGGCTGCCGAGATGGAGGACGAGGCAGTGAGGAGACAAGTGCAGCACAAGTCCACG GAGGACAAGCTCACACTAGCAAAGGAGCTCTCAGATATGGTCATTTACTGCAAGAGCGTCCACTTTCTGGGCTTCCCCAGTCCTGGCACCCGTGGGCAGGCTTTCTATGAGATGGCATCCTTCTCCGAGAACCGTGCCCTCCGACTGCTCCAAGAATCAG GAAACAGCTTTGTCCGCCACAATGTGAGTCACCTGAGCAGGATCTACCCCGCCGGGTGGAGAACGGATTCCTCCAACTACAGCCCTGTGGAGATGTGGAATGGGGGCTGCCAGATCG TGGCCCTGAACTTCCAGACACCTGGGCCAGAGATGGACGTATACCAGGGCCGATTCCAGGACAATGGGGCCTGTGGGTACGTGCTGAAGCCTGCCTTCCTGCGAGACCCCAACTCCACCTTCAACTCCCGTGCCCTGGCTCAGGGGCCCTGGTGGGCTCAGAAGCGGCTCAATGTCAGG GTCATCTCAGGGCAGCAACTGCCAAAAGTCAACAAGAATAAGAATTCAATTGTGGACCCCAAGGTGACAGTGGAGATCCATGGTGTGGGCCATGACGTGGCCAGCCGCCAGACCGCTGTGGTCACCAATAACG GTTTCAACCCATGGTGGGACACAGAGTTTGAGTTCGAGGTGATTGTGCCTGAGCTCGCCCTCGTGCGCTTTGTGGTGGAGGACTACGACGCCTCCTCCAAGAACGACTTCATTGGCCAGAGCACCATCCCCTTGAACAGCCTCAAGCAGG GGTACCGCCACGTCCACCTCCTGTCCAAGAACGGAGACCAGCACCCGTCTGCCACCCTCTTTGTGAAGGTGGGCCTCCAGGACTAG
- the PLCD1 gene encoding 1-phosphatidylinositol 4,5-bisphosphate phosphodiesterase delta-1 isoform X1, with protein sequence MDSGRDFLTLHGLQDDKDLQALLKGSQLLKVKSNSWRRERFYKLQEDCKTIWQESRKVMRTPESQLFSIEDIQEVRMGHRSEGLEKFARDVPEDRCFSIVFKDQRNTLDLIAPSPTDAQHWVQGLRKIVHHSGSMDQQQKLRHWIHSCLRKADKNKDNKMNFKELQNFLKELNIQVDDSYARKIFRECDHSQTDSLEDEEIETFYKILTHRKEIDLTFKEAAGSGETLSVDQLVIFLQHQQREEAAGPALALSLIERYEPSETAKARRQMTKDGFLMYLLSADGSAFDRAHRRVYQDMGQPLSHYLVSSSHNTYLLEDQLTGPSSTEAYIRALCKGCRCLELDCWDGPNQEPVIYHGYTFTSKILFCDVLRAIRDYAFKASPYPVILSLENHCSLEQQRVMAQHLHTLLGPMLLDRPLDRVTTSLPSPEQLKGKILLKGKKLGGLFLPGGEGSPEATVVSDEDEAAEMEDEAVRRQVQHKSTEDKLTLAKELSDMVIYCKSVHFLGFPSPGTRGQAFYEMASFSENRALRLLQESGNSFVRHNVSHLSRIYPAGWRTDSSNYSPVEMWNGGCQIVALNFQTPGPEMDVYQGRFQDNGACGYVLKPAFLRDPNSTFNSRALAQGPWWAQKRLNVRVISGQQLPKVNKNKNSIVDPKVTVEIHGVGHDVASRQTAVVTNNGFNPWWDTEFEFEVIVPELALVRFVVEDYDASSKNDFIGQSTIPLNSLKQGYRHVHLLSKNGDQHPSATLFVKVGLQD encoded by the exons ATGGACTCGGGCCGGGACTTCCTGACTCTGCACG GCTTACAGGATGACAAGGACCTACAGGCACTGCTGAAGGGCAGCCAACTCTTGAAGGTGAAGTCCAACTCATGGCGGAGAGAACGCTTCTACAAGCTGCAGGAGGACTGCAAGACCATCTGGCAGGAGTCCCGCAAGGTCATGCGGACCCCAGAGTCCCAGCTGT TCTCCATCGAGGACATTCAGGAGGTGCGGATGGGGCACCGCTCAGAGGGCCTGGAGAAGTTTGCCCGGGACGTGCCTGAGGACCGCTGCTTCTCCATCGTCTTCAAGGACCAGCGCAACACTCTAGACCTCATCGCCCCATCGCCCACCGACGCCCAGCACTGGGTGCAGGGCCTGCGCAAGATCGTCCATCACTCGGGCTCCATGGACCAGCAGCAAAAGCTGCGGCA CTGGATTCATTCCTGCTTGCGAAAAGCTGACAAAAACAAGGACAACAAGATGAACTTCAAGGAGCTGCAGAACTTCCTGAAGGAGCTCAACATCCAGGTGGATGACAGCTATGCCCGAAAGATCTTCAGG GAATGTGACCACTCTCAGACAGATTCCCTGGAGGATGAGGAGATCGAGACGTTCTACAAGATACTGACCCACAGGAAGGAGATCGACCTCACCTTCAAGGAGGCTGCAGGCTCGGGGGAGACCCTGTCGGTGGATCAGTTAGTGATCTTCTTGCAGCACCAGCAGCGGGAGGAGGCGGCGGGGCCTGCACTGGCCCTCTCCCTCATCGAGCGCTACGAGCCCAGCGAGACGG ccaaGGCGCGGCGGCAGATGACCAAGGACGGCTTCCTCATGTACCTGCTCTCGGCCGACGGCAGCGCCTTCGACCGGGCGCACCGGCGGGTCTACCAGGACATGGGCCAGCCGCTCAGCCACTACCTGGTGTCGTCCTCTCACAACACCTACCTGCTGGAAGACCAGCTCACGGGGCCCAGCAGCACCGAAGCCTACATCCG GGCGCTGTGCAAAGGCTGCCGCTGCCTGGAGCTCGACTGCTGGGATGGGCCCAACCAGGAACCGGTCATCTATCACGGCTACACCTTCACCTCCAAGATCCTCTTCTGCGACGTGCTCAGGGCCATCCGGGACTACGCCTTCAAG GCGTCCCCCTACCCCGTCATCCTGTCCCTGGAGAACCACTGCAGCCTGGAGCAGCAGCGTGTGATGGCGCAACACCTGCACACCCTCCTGGGCCCCATGCTGTTGGATCGGCCACTGGACAGGGTCACCACCAGCCTGCCTTCCCCAGAG CAACTGAAGGGGAAGATCTTGCTGAAGGGGAAGAAGCTTGGGGGGCTTTTCCTCCCTGGAGGGGAAGGCAGCCCTGAGGCCACTGTGGTGTCAGATGAGGATGAGGCTGCCGAGATGGAGGACGAGGCAGTGAGGAGACAAGTGCAGCACAAGTCCACG GAGGACAAGCTCACACTAGCAAAGGAGCTCTCAGATATGGTCATTTACTGCAAGAGCGTCCACTTTCTGGGCTTCCCCAGTCCTGGCACCCGTGGGCAGGCTTTCTATGAGATGGCATCCTTCTCCGAGAACCGTGCCCTCCGACTGCTCCAAGAATCAG GAAACAGCTTTGTCCGCCACAATGTGAGTCACCTGAGCAGGATCTACCCCGCCGGGTGGAGAACGGATTCCTCCAACTACAGCCCTGTGGAGATGTGGAATGGGGGCTGCCAGATCG TGGCCCTGAACTTCCAGACACCTGGGCCAGAGATGGACGTATACCAGGGCCGATTCCAGGACAATGGGGCCTGTGGGTACGTGCTGAAGCCTGCCTTCCTGCGAGACCCCAACTCCACCTTCAACTCCCGTGCCCTGGCTCAGGGGCCCTGGTGGGCTCAGAAGCGGCTCAATGTCAGG GTCATCTCAGGGCAGCAACTGCCAAAAGTCAACAAGAATAAGAATTCAATTGTGGACCCCAAGGTGACAGTGGAGATCCATGGTGTGGGCCATGACGTGGCCAGCCGCCAGACCGCTGTGGTCACCAATAACG GTTTCAACCCATGGTGGGACACAGAGTTTGAGTTCGAGGTGATTGTGCCTGAGCTCGCCCTCGTGCGCTTTGTGGTGGAGGACTACGACGCCTCCTCCAAGAACGACTTCATTGGCCAGAGCACCATCCCCTTGAACAGCCTCAAGCAGG GGTACCGCCACGTCCACCTCCTGTCCAAGAACGGAGACCAGCACCCGTCTGCCACCCTCTTTGTGAAGGTGGGCCTCCAGGACTAG
- the PLCD1 gene encoding 1-phosphatidylinositol 4,5-bisphosphate phosphodiesterase delta-1 isoform X4, producing MDSGRDFLTLHGPGLPSGRHTVPGQAQRAAGALRNVMQCLGVRRRSRSQSRSRELYLQEQSLEVAVLNEQRLGLQDDKDLQALLKGSQLLKVKSNSWRRERFYKLQEDCKTIWQESRKVMRTPESQLFSIEDIQEVRMGHRSEGLEKFARDVPEDRCFSIVFKDQRNTLDLIAPSPTDAQHWVQGLRKIVHHSGSMDQQQKLRHWIHSCLRKADKNKDNKMNFKELQNFLKELNIQVDDSYARKIFRECDHSQTDSLEDEEIETFYKILTHRKEIDLTFKEAAGSGETLSVDQLVIFLQHQQREEAAGPALALSLIERYEPSETAKARRQMTKDGFLMYLLSADGSAFDRAHRRVYQDMGQPLSHYLVSSSHNTYLLEDQLTGPSSTEAYIRALCKGCRCLELDCWDGPNQEPVIYHGYTFTSKILFCDVLRAIRDYAFKASPYPVILSLENHCSLEQQRVMAQHLHTLLGPMLLDRPLDRVTTSLPSPEQLKGKILLKGKKLGGLFLPGGEGSPEATVVSDEDEAAEMEDEAVRRQVQHKSTEDKLTLAKELSDMVIYCKSVHFLGFPSPGTRGQAFYEMASFSENRALRLLQESGNSFVRHNVSHLSRIYPAGWRTDSSNYSPVEMWNGGCQIVALNFQTPGPEMDVYQGRFQDNGACGYVLKPAFLRDPNSTFNSRALAQGPWWAQKRLNVRVISGQQLPKVNKNKNSIVDPKVTVEIHGVGHDVASRQTAVVTNNGFNPWWDTEFEFEVIVPELALVRFVVEDYDASSKNDFIGQSTIPLNSLKQGYRHVHLLSKNGDQHPSATLFVKVGLQD from the exons ATGGACTCGGGCCGGGACTTCCTGACTCTGCACG GGCCAGGGCTGCCTTCTGGACGCCACACTGTCCCGGGCCAGGCTCAGCGGGCAGCAGGGGCACTTCGGAACGTCATGCAGTGCCTGGGGGTCAGGCGCCGAAGCCGGAGCCAGAGCCGCTCCAGAGAGCTCTACCTGCAGGAGCAGAGCCTCGAGGTGGCAGTTCTCAATGAGCAGAGGCTGG GCTTACAGGATGACAAGGACCTACAGGCACTGCTGAAGGGCAGCCAACTCTTGAAGGTGAAGTCCAACTCATGGCGGAGAGAACGCTTCTACAAGCTGCAGGAGGACTGCAAGACCATCTGGCAGGAGTCCCGCAAGGTCATGCGGACCCCAGAGTCCCAGCTGT TCTCCATCGAGGACATTCAGGAGGTGCGGATGGGGCACCGCTCAGAGGGCCTGGAGAAGTTTGCCCGGGACGTGCCTGAGGACCGCTGCTTCTCCATCGTCTTCAAGGACCAGCGCAACACTCTAGACCTCATCGCCCCATCGCCCACCGACGCCCAGCACTGGGTGCAGGGCCTGCGCAAGATCGTCCATCACTCGGGCTCCATGGACCAGCAGCAAAAGCTGCGGCA CTGGATTCATTCCTGCTTGCGAAAAGCTGACAAAAACAAGGACAACAAGATGAACTTCAAGGAGCTGCAGAACTTCCTGAAGGAGCTCAACATCCAGGTGGATGACAGCTATGCCCGAAAGATCTTCAGG GAATGTGACCACTCTCAGACAGATTCCCTGGAGGATGAGGAGATCGAGACGTTCTACAAGATACTGACCCACAGGAAGGAGATCGACCTCACCTTCAAGGAGGCTGCAGGCTCGGGGGAGACCCTGTCGGTGGATCAGTTAGTGATCTTCTTGCAGCACCAGCAGCGGGAGGAGGCGGCGGGGCCTGCACTGGCCCTCTCCCTCATCGAGCGCTACGAGCCCAGCGAGACGG ccaaGGCGCGGCGGCAGATGACCAAGGACGGCTTCCTCATGTACCTGCTCTCGGCCGACGGCAGCGCCTTCGACCGGGCGCACCGGCGGGTCTACCAGGACATGGGCCAGCCGCTCAGCCACTACCTGGTGTCGTCCTCTCACAACACCTACCTGCTGGAAGACCAGCTCACGGGGCCCAGCAGCACCGAAGCCTACATCCG GGCGCTGTGCAAAGGCTGCCGCTGCCTGGAGCTCGACTGCTGGGATGGGCCCAACCAGGAACCGGTCATCTATCACGGCTACACCTTCACCTCCAAGATCCTCTTCTGCGACGTGCTCAGGGCCATCCGGGACTACGCCTTCAAG GCGTCCCCCTACCCCGTCATCCTGTCCCTGGAGAACCACTGCAGCCTGGAGCAGCAGCGTGTGATGGCGCAACACCTGCACACCCTCCTGGGCCCCATGCTGTTGGATCGGCCACTGGACAGGGTCACCACCAGCCTGCCTTCCCCAGAG CAACTGAAGGGGAAGATCTTGCTGAAGGGGAAGAAGCTTGGGGGGCTTTTCCTCCCTGGAGGGGAAGGCAGCCCTGAGGCCACTGTGGTGTCAGATGAGGATGAGGCTGCCGAGATGGAGGACGAGGCAGTGAGGAGACAAGTGCAGCACAAGTCCACG GAGGACAAGCTCACACTAGCAAAGGAGCTCTCAGATATGGTCATTTACTGCAAGAGCGTCCACTTTCTGGGCTTCCCCAGTCCTGGCACCCGTGGGCAGGCTTTCTATGAGATGGCATCCTTCTCCGAGAACCGTGCCCTCCGACTGCTCCAAGAATCAG GAAACAGCTTTGTCCGCCACAATGTGAGTCACCTGAGCAGGATCTACCCCGCCGGGTGGAGAACGGATTCCTCCAACTACAGCCCTGTGGAGATGTGGAATGGGGGCTGCCAGATCG TGGCCCTGAACTTCCAGACACCTGGGCCAGAGATGGACGTATACCAGGGCCGATTCCAGGACAATGGGGCCTGTGGGTACGTGCTGAAGCCTGCCTTCCTGCGAGACCCCAACTCCACCTTCAACTCCCGTGCCCTGGCTCAGGGGCCCTGGTGGGCTCAGAAGCGGCTCAATGTCAGG GTCATCTCAGGGCAGCAACTGCCAAAAGTCAACAAGAATAAGAATTCAATTGTGGACCCCAAGGTGACAGTGGAGATCCATGGTGTGGGCCATGACGTGGCCAGCCGCCAGACCGCTGTGGTCACCAATAACG GTTTCAACCCATGGTGGGACACAGAGTTTGAGTTCGAGGTGATTGTGCCTGAGCTCGCCCTCGTGCGCTTTGTGGTGGAGGACTACGACGCCTCCTCCAAGAACGACTTCATTGGCCAGAGCACCATCCCCTTGAACAGCCTCAAGCAGG GGTACCGCCACGTCCACCTCCTGTCCAAGAACGGAGACCAGCACCCGTCTGCCACCCTCTTTGTGAAGGTGGGCCTCCAGGACTAG
- the PLCD1 gene encoding 1-phosphatidylinositol 4,5-bisphosphate phosphodiesterase delta-1 isoform X3, whose protein sequence is MSRGWDDKDLQALLKGSQLLKVKSNSWRRERFYKLQEDCKTIWQESRKVMRTPESQLFSIEDIQEVRMGHRSEGLEKFARDVPEDRCFSIVFKDQRNTLDLIAPSPTDAQHWVQGLRKIVHHSGSMDQQQKLRHWIHSCLRKADKNKDNKMNFKELQNFLKELNIQVDDSYARKIFRECDHSQTDSLEDEEIETFYKILTHRKEIDLTFKEAAGSGETLSVDQLVIFLQHQQREEAAGPALALSLIERYEPSETAKARRQMTKDGFLMYLLSADGSAFDRAHRRVYQDMGQPLSHYLVSSSHNTYLLEDQLTGPSSTEAYIRALCKGCRCLELDCWDGPNQEPVIYHGYTFTSKILFCDVLRAIRDYAFKASPYPVILSLENHCSLEQQRVMAQHLHTLLGPMLLDRPLDRVTTSLPSPEQLKGKILLKGKKLGGLFLPGGEGSPEATVVSDEDEAAEMEDEAVRRQVQHKSTEDKLTLAKELSDMVIYCKSVHFLGFPSPGTRGQAFYEMASFSENRALRLLQESGNSFVRHNVSHLSRIYPAGWRTDSSNYSPVEMWNGGCQIVALNFQTPGPEMDVYQGRFQDNGACGYVLKPAFLRDPNSTFNSRALAQGPWWAQKRLNVRVISGQQLPKVNKNKNSIVDPKVTVEIHGVGHDVASRQTAVVTNNGFNPWWDTEFEFEVIVPELALVRFVVEDYDASSKNDFIGQSTIPLNSLKQGYRHVHLLSKNGDQHPSATLFVKVGLQD, encoded by the exons ATGAGCAGAGGCTGG GATGACAAGGACCTACAGGCACTGCTGAAGGGCAGCCAACTCTTGAAGGTGAAGTCCAACTCATGGCGGAGAGAACGCTTCTACAAGCTGCAGGAGGACTGCAAGACCATCTGGCAGGAGTCCCGCAAGGTCATGCGGACCCCAGAGTCCCAGCTGT TCTCCATCGAGGACATTCAGGAGGTGCGGATGGGGCACCGCTCAGAGGGCCTGGAGAAGTTTGCCCGGGACGTGCCTGAGGACCGCTGCTTCTCCATCGTCTTCAAGGACCAGCGCAACACTCTAGACCTCATCGCCCCATCGCCCACCGACGCCCAGCACTGGGTGCAGGGCCTGCGCAAGATCGTCCATCACTCGGGCTCCATGGACCAGCAGCAAAAGCTGCGGCA CTGGATTCATTCCTGCTTGCGAAAAGCTGACAAAAACAAGGACAACAAGATGAACTTCAAGGAGCTGCAGAACTTCCTGAAGGAGCTCAACATCCAGGTGGATGACAGCTATGCCCGAAAGATCTTCAGG GAATGTGACCACTCTCAGACAGATTCCCTGGAGGATGAGGAGATCGAGACGTTCTACAAGATACTGACCCACAGGAAGGAGATCGACCTCACCTTCAAGGAGGCTGCAGGCTCGGGGGAGACCCTGTCGGTGGATCAGTTAGTGATCTTCTTGCAGCACCAGCAGCGGGAGGAGGCGGCGGGGCCTGCACTGGCCCTCTCCCTCATCGAGCGCTACGAGCCCAGCGAGACGG ccaaGGCGCGGCGGCAGATGACCAAGGACGGCTTCCTCATGTACCTGCTCTCGGCCGACGGCAGCGCCTTCGACCGGGCGCACCGGCGGGTCTACCAGGACATGGGCCAGCCGCTCAGCCACTACCTGGTGTCGTCCTCTCACAACACCTACCTGCTGGAAGACCAGCTCACGGGGCCCAGCAGCACCGAAGCCTACATCCG GGCGCTGTGCAAAGGCTGCCGCTGCCTGGAGCTCGACTGCTGGGATGGGCCCAACCAGGAACCGGTCATCTATCACGGCTACACCTTCACCTCCAAGATCCTCTTCTGCGACGTGCTCAGGGCCATCCGGGACTACGCCTTCAAG GCGTCCCCCTACCCCGTCATCCTGTCCCTGGAGAACCACTGCAGCCTGGAGCAGCAGCGTGTGATGGCGCAACACCTGCACACCCTCCTGGGCCCCATGCTGTTGGATCGGCCACTGGACAGGGTCACCACCAGCCTGCCTTCCCCAGAG CAACTGAAGGGGAAGATCTTGCTGAAGGGGAAGAAGCTTGGGGGGCTTTTCCTCCCTGGAGGGGAAGGCAGCCCTGAGGCCACTGTGGTGTCAGATGAGGATGAGGCTGCCGAGATGGAGGACGAGGCAGTGAGGAGACAAGTGCAGCACAAGTCCACG GAGGACAAGCTCACACTAGCAAAGGAGCTCTCAGATATGGTCATTTACTGCAAGAGCGTCCACTTTCTGGGCTTCCCCAGTCCTGGCACCCGTGGGCAGGCTTTCTATGAGATGGCATCCTTCTCCGAGAACCGTGCCCTCCGACTGCTCCAAGAATCAG GAAACAGCTTTGTCCGCCACAATGTGAGTCACCTGAGCAGGATCTACCCCGCCGGGTGGAGAACGGATTCCTCCAACTACAGCCCTGTGGAGATGTGGAATGGGGGCTGCCAGATCG TGGCCCTGAACTTCCAGACACCTGGGCCAGAGATGGACGTATACCAGGGCCGATTCCAGGACAATGGGGCCTGTGGGTACGTGCTGAAGCCTGCCTTCCTGCGAGACCCCAACTCCACCTTCAACTCCCGTGCCCTGGCTCAGGGGCCCTGGTGGGCTCAGAAGCGGCTCAATGTCAGG GTCATCTCAGGGCAGCAACTGCCAAAAGTCAACAAGAATAAGAATTCAATTGTGGACCCCAAGGTGACAGTGGAGATCCATGGTGTGGGCCATGACGTGGCCAGCCGCCAGACCGCTGTGGTCACCAATAACG GTTTCAACCCATGGTGGGACACAGAGTTTGAGTTCGAGGTGATTGTGCCTGAGCTCGCCCTCGTGCGCTTTGTGGTGGAGGACTACGACGCCTCCTCCAAGAACGACTTCATTGGCCAGAGCACCATCCCCTTGAACAGCCTCAAGCAGG GGTACCGCCACGTCCACCTCCTGTCCAAGAACGGAGACCAGCACCCGTCTGCCACCCTCTTTGTGAAGGTGGGCCTCCAGGACTAG